Within the Catalinimonas niigatensis genome, the region TGAGATGCTACCGGAACAGCCACAACAGTTTTTTTTGGACTTTCTTTCTTTACAAAAGCTACAGCAGCGAGCATGGTACTTCCGGTGGCCATGCCATCATCTACCAGCATCACTATTTTGTGTTTCAGGTTCAGCGGCTTTTTACTTCCTTTGTACAGGATATATTTTTCTTTGATGAGTTTTTCCAACTGGTGGATTTCATTCTCTATATAGTCTTCAGAAACATCCCCTTTTCTGTTAATGATGTAACCAGAATTACTTACAGCGCCTATAGCCAATTCAGGATAAAGAGGGTGCTTAATTTTTTTCACAATAGCAACATCTAGCGGCCAATGTAAGTGATCGGAAATGTATTTTCCGATGGGAACACCTCCGCGAGGTAAAGCCAAGACTATACCTTCCCGTTCTTGTTTGTAAAAGTACAGCGCTTTCATGAGTTGCTGAGCTGCATCATTTCGGTGAAGATATTTCATAACAAGTACATAACGGAATACATAATTTAATTCAATGTAAGCATGCTCAAGGTAATTCTAACATACTTAAGTCATTGCTTCCGATGATCTTTATCAGTGGAAAGCATGAACCCATACCTTAAATTGAATCAACAAAATTTATAGCTATGCAGTACCATGATCTCCAACTTTTTGTAATGCAGGATTGCCTTGCTTATGGAGAAAAAATTGCACAAAAGCTGGGTGTGACATTAAGTCCATATGAAGAACGAAGGTTCGAAGATGGGGAACACAAATGTCGGCCACTGGTAAGCGTCAGGGGAAATAATGTGTTTGTGATTGCATCCTTTTACCAAGATACATCTCTGAGTGTGAACGATAAGTTATGCCGCTTTTTATTTTTTGTGGGTGCTTTGCATGATGCCTCTGCAGGGAGTATAACAGCCATTATTCCCTATATGTGTTATGCCCGCAAAGATCGCAAAACACAGTTTAGAGATCCGGTTACCACCCGATACATAGCCCAGCTTTTTGAAGCAGTCGGTTTGAACAGGATAGTAACTTTGGATATTCATAATCTACAGGCATATCAAAATGCTTTTCGTATTCATTCGGATCATCTGGAAGCCCGAAAGTTGTTCGTGCATTATTTTGCTTCAATATTAGGATCTGAGGAGTGCACAGTTTTATCTCCTGATGCAGGTGGCATGTATAGAGCAGAAAAGTTTCGAGCTTCTCTGGAACACCTGATAGGCAGGGATATATCCCTAGGCTTTATGGAAAAGCATAGAAGTAAAGGTCAGGTGTGGGGAGAAACCATTGCTGGAAATGTGAAAGATAAATCTGTAATCGTTGTAGATGATCTGATCAGCACAGGAGGGACACTGGCAAGAGCTGCCAAAGCTTGTATAAGCCTGGAAGCGCATAGGGTTTGGGTATGTGCTACTCATGGTTTGTTCTTATCTAATGCTTTTGAGGCCTTGTCAATATCAGAAATAGGGAAGATAGTAGTCACAGATACTGTTGTTCACCAGAACTTTTCATCACATAGCGCATTTGAAAAAAAAACAACAGTGTTAGATACATCCAGCATGTGGGCAAAAGCGATTTTAAGAATCCATCAAGGAGGTTCTCTGGTAGAATTATTACAAGATTAATAATATTCATATGGATGATTGAATCTTTTGCTTATAAAGCCAAACTATATTTTTCAGCAAGTTGAAGATAGGCCAGGGTTTGTGCCAGATAGTGCTGTTTATCCCTATAGTTTTTTTCCATCGTATGGCGTATAGCCAAAAGAGCTCGGAGAACAGCCCGGTAGCTTTTATAAAAATTCCTCATATGGCCAGGTACATCATCACCATTGACAGCCTGATAGGTGCTCCAAAAAAAAGGAGGAATCCATGATGCATTAAATGCTTCACATTCTACAGAAAAATAGGCTAATTCGTCAGCAATGTCAAGACTTCGTAATGCGGCATTAAATTCAAGGCAATCAATAATTACTGGAGGTGATTTCAGACATATGTGTTCAGGTCGTAAATCCCCATGTACCTCTTTGATACAGCCTTGAGATATTCTTTTCTCAAATAGAAGGTGATGTGCTGACAGATACAGCTGCTGTTTTGTAAGTATGGAGCGTTTAAGGAGGAAAGGTAAAGTGAAAGATGCCAGTTCTTCAAAATTCTTCTCCAGATTTTCCTTCAAATTACTTATAAAAACAGTGGGTTCCGGATATAAAGATGATTGATGATAATAAAATTGTGCTAATAATCTTGCTGCCTGATATAATGAATCTTGAGGTACATTATGAGAAAAAATAAGCTGATCAAGCATTAAATCTTTAGGCAAAAGTTTCATTTTTACCAGCCATTCTATAATCTTACCCTCACCTTGCAAATGTATATTTCCGTTAGTACTTTGGCGTAAAGACACTATTCCCAGATACACTTCATTGGCCAGACGCCGATTCAACCTTAGTTCTTCAAGACAATTCTGATAGCGGGCCTTCAGGGTAGAAAAATTTAAAAAAGGATATTGGACAGGCTTTTTAAGTTTATACACGTAGTGGTCGGTCATAAATAACCATGACATATGCGTTTCTCTGGTGGTGACCTGCGATGTTTTTTCAGGATATATACGGGGGTCACTTAGAAAGGTAACTTTTTGTTCCAATGTAGGATTTATGCATTTCACTTATTTAGGGAGATATGTGACATTTTTTACTTAAATTAATTTGTAAACCTTTACAATTTTAACCTATGTATCAGGCTTTTAGATAATTTAAATGATTGATAATAAATAAAATACAGCTCATATTCAGCTTAAATACAACTGGCCTAATAGACAAAAGATAAACAGGATGCATTCATTTACTGGCAGTTGTGCTGATGATGTCCGGGTGTAGAGTCAAAGGAGTCATGATAGAATAGGGGAACCCTAACTGTAGACAAATACAGTGTTTCTACTTTTTTCAACTGATAAATATCCTGAAGTTGTAATGAATCCCCTTGCTCATTGATGATATTCAAATCATAGCGGAAATTTACTAAAGTACCAACTGGAGCGTGGTAATAGATGATCCAGGCATCTCCCTCGCCAGTGCCTACACAACCATTAGAATAAGATTTTCCAAGAGTATTAGCATTGGTAGTGGGGTGAATGAGTGCCCCTTGCCGAATTCCGCCAATCATAGGTTCTAAAAAAGGTATTTGGGGTAACTTGGTACGTCTGCCATCATCTCTTTTGGTCTCAAAGTAACGTTGAGCGGTCACCGGGTTGATATACCAGGGATTTCTTTCAATCCTGACAATTTTTCCTTCTCCGATTGGGGTTTGCAGGCTCACTTCTCGTCCGGCAATCTTGAGATACTTTCTTTCGTTTCTTCCTACTCTTACCGAAAAGGTATATTTTACTGAATCATTTTCTTTAATTCTGAGCTTATATTCCGGGATATTGACCTCCAAAAGCGTGTTCTTTAGCTGATCTTCAATAAAGCTTACTTCTTGCTGATCAGGTAACCAAAGCGTATCAGATTCCTTAAGTACAACTACTTCCCGTTGATCATAGATAAATATTCCCCGTTTCATGCTTTCATAATAATCAAAGCTTGCCAGCGTGTCTATGATCCAGGGATTAGCACGTACCAGTATATGTTCTGTCAGTGGGTAATTTACTAGTGTATCATAAGCAGCTGCGACGCTATCCATGAAGGCAAAGTAATGCTTCATTTGTATATCCCTGGGGACGATTATAGCAAGCTTAGCTTCTTTTGTTTCGGTAAAAATGGAAGAAGTTTCCTTTTTTTCGGAGACAAAAATTGTATCAGTGAGCTTTGCTTGGCCGGCATCTTCGCCCACCTGAAACTTAGTACAGGCAGCGATCAGAAAGCATAGTAATACCGTTACCTTCTGTACTATTATTTTATTTTTCAGCAGCATCATACGATAAAGAAACCAGCAATTGGCCTATCTATCAATGATCTATGTCATATGAAAAGCTAATTAACATCAAGTATTGATTTTTGCTGAAGCAGGTCGTAAAAATCTGTATTCACTATCCTAAGACTGATTTTGCCAACATCAGAAAAATGAGAATGCTAAGTATGTCCTGAATAATGGTAGCAAGTGGTCCTGAGCCAAAAGCAGGATCTATACCAAAATGGTGCAATATCCAGGGAAGGATTAATCCTACTGAGGTAGCCAAAGTGCCTGCTGCTATGATAGAACCTCCTACGATCAGTGCAATCTGTATATCCTGTGCAATTAGCATTGCCACAGGTATGCTAAGCACACCTAGTATCAGGCCTATCATCAGACCTGTCCGCAGTTCAGTATAGATCATTTTATAAATACTTATTCTGCTCAAGGATAATCCTCTGATCACCAGCGTTTCAGTTTGTGTGCCAATAGCATCTGCCAGATACACAATTCCCGGTACAAAAAATGACAAAGTGATATAACTTCTCAGCATATGCTCATAGTCTGCCATGAGGTAAGATGAGAGGAAAGAGCCACTTAATCCTATCAGCAGCCAGGGAAGCCGGTGTTTGAGACTACGTAGAGGAGGCTCAGCTACTGACTTTCGGGCATGCGTACTTTCTTTACTGATACCCGCCAGTTTATGCATATCTTCAATATGTTCTTTCCGCAACGTTTCAATGATAGTCTGAGAAGGAATGACACCCAGGAAATGCTCTTGCTCATCAATGACCGGTACAGCGGAAATATTCCTGAAAATAGCATGGGTAGCGATATATTCCAGAGAATGATGTATTCCTACAGCATGACAAGGCTGCATTAACTCTGTTACTTTTTTGTCAGGTGCACTTTTGAGCAGCTCATGAAATGCAAAATAACCCTTCAGGTGGTTCTGAGCATCTGTTATAAAAATATACAGCGTTTCTTCCCAATCTGACTTTCTGATCTTTTCCAACATTTTTTCCACGGTATCCTCAACATACGCTACTGGAACATGAGTATTGATGTAATGTAATACCTCCTCTTTTCTATTTCTATTCGTCATATCTTTATCCTTGGGTTAACAATCCGGAAAGGGTTCATTCATTTTGCTTTCTAGCTTCTCTAAGTCCAGGATAATAAAATGCTTCTTCTTAAAGTAAATGATGCCCTCTTTTTCAAATTCAGCCAGTATACGATCTAAGGTGATAGTATGCTTACCAACATATAAACTAAACCATTCGCTGGAAAGAATGACTTGTCCGAAACGTTGGACTGTCTTCTGTTTTTCACACTGAAATAGTAACTGCTCAGCCAGTTTCTTTCTTAAGGAATGAAAAGTTTGCTGCAGCAGAAATTCAATCTGCTCTTCCAGGTGATGGGTCAAGTTTTGGATAAAATAAGACGCAAACGGAGGAGAGGTATGCAGCAATGAAATGAAATGATGACTAGGCGTTTTTATTAATTCTGTCTCTTCTATGCAAACGGCTGATTCTGCATAAAGCTTTTTATTGAATAAAGTACTGTAGCCAAAAAAACTATCTACTTTGTGGATATCACGTATGGTGATTTGTCCTGATTGATTGGTTTGATAAGTCTTTACAGCGCCTTGTAGCACATGATACACAAATAGGGAAGGAGCGCCTTCTCTATAAATTTCTCGTCCTATTTGTAGTGAAATCCTGGAATGCTCTTGACAATCCAATTCTTTCAATGGACCAGAAAGCCCCTCTTGAAAAAAACTGCTGTGGATACGATCAGGCCGGTGGAGCATCGTATAATTTCTTGAAATAATGAAAAATGTATGTTTGCTTAAGATATGACATCTTCTGCCCAGTAAAAGAACTCTTTTTTTAATTGTTTGAATTCATTGAACAAATACTCTGCCTGCTGTTTTACAGCCTGGTGTCGGGCACGATACTCTTCATCCGATACATTAATGTTATTTTGTAGGATGTTGGCCAGGTACCTTTCGTGTGCCTGAATGTCATCTTTTATATTATTCAACAGCGTAGAAAATTGTGTTAACTTAACCTGTAGTTCTGTGGAATGAGTTCTTTGCTTTTCTGGCAATATTTTTTCCATGAACTTCAGGTGAAGCTTATGAAGAAAGTTAGTCTCGTCACTCATAAAGGCCATTTCGTTCTGCCATTCGTGGCTTTCAAAGTGTAATACATCCAAACTTGCCTGCAACAGATAAGTGGACTTGGGAGTTTGAAGAAATTTCATGTGGTTTTGTAATTTAAAATGATCAGACAATTTTTCCTGGTCTCGAAACTTATATTTTACCTTTTTTCAAACCTGCCGGTTTTTTTCTATTAACCTGATCCTGTAGATGATTGTATTTTTAGTTTCAGTTGAAAACTCCTCTGAGAATTCATTGCGGGTTTAGCAGTTTCGCTGGTGATCAAAGACATAAATCTGCTGATCAGAAACGGCAATCCTTTAATGGCATCCTGGCCTTCAAGTTCCTGATAACAATCCCAAGCAATTATAACTTTGCCAGTTAGCCGTATCCTGTATATGCTCTACTTCAAAGCAAATATTGAGGTTTTTGCTTTTGCTCAGCGCAACAGCCGATTCGTCCTATGAGTTGATCTAGCAATACCTTCTCTATTTGTTCTGGAATAAGCGTGTCTATCATAATTTTTCAATTGTGTTCAACAATCACTTTTTGAAAGTCATTTGTCGTTGCTACTGAAGGTAAGGAAGGAATGAATTTCTGTTTTTCCTGTTTACAGATCATTTGGATCACTCTTTTGCCAGACATGGCAGAAGGAGGAAGCCCACCACCAGGTTCTACCCATTGACCAGCCATGTAAAAGTTTTCAAGACCTGGTAGCTTTTTTTTCATTTTTTTCATAAAGGTATCTTTAGTAAGCCTCCAGCCTTCATAGCTTCCTTTATAGACTCCTGTGTAGTTTTCGTAGGTAATGGGGGTAGCCAGATCCATCATTTCAACTTTACCCATAATTGCAGGAAACCTAGCAGTTAGCCTTTCCAATAGGTCCATCAAAAACCTTCCCTTCTCTTTTTTGTACTTGTCTTGATCCTTTGCCAATGCTTTCCAGTACTCATAATCTGTTTCTATCATAGAAGTGATCAGGGTTTTGCCTTCAGGAGCCAATGTAGGATCAAAATTATAAATTTGCACAGAAAGACGATTGTGAACAGTAGTTCCAGCTTTCAAAGGATTGTCTAAAGGAAAGCTCCTTCCCAAGGCTGTTCCCTCTAAACCCTTGAATGGATAGTTGATGCCGAAAGAAGCAAAAAGAACAGGTTTAAAAAGTGGGAAAGAAAGATAGTAGCGATCAATTTTTTTGTTTTTATACTTTCCCTGCAACATGTGGTAGATGGTCGTATATCCATCAGCAGCAGAAACTACATAATCAGCATATAACTTTCTGCCGTCTTCCAGAATAATTCCTTTGGCACAATCATTACGTACCAGAATTTCTTTTACAGGAGCTTGATATTGGATAGCCCCGCCTGATGCAAGAAACTTGTCCACTATTTTTGCAGTAAAATGTCCCGATCCTCCCACAGGATATCCGGCCTGCTGATTATTCATCCATCCCAGCGTAAAAAGAATGGCGATTATGGGCATGTCTTTGCCCAAGCCAAAAAAAAGCGTTTTTAAATAAGGGTTTTCTATCTTTTTAGCGATATCGCCACAGGAATACCTGGCCCACTTCAGTATTTCTCTGTATACATAAAATCCTTTGAAACTTTGGCCTAAGTTTGCCCATATATTGCTGAAGCTTTGCTCCTTACCGTTAGGATGAAAGTTATGGCTTTCCTTTAAAACTCGAATGGCCCGTGTGAAGCTATGAATAAACCTTTTCTCTTCCGGGGCTAATCCCAGCAAGTGAGCTTTAAGCTTATCAGGATCACAGAAGAGTATTACATCTTCTCCTTCCACGTTTTCAAAATGTGCAAACCTATCGTGATTGACCATTTCAGTTCCATGAATTGCTCCCAATTCTTTCCACAGTTCATACATTTTGTTGCCGGGTCCTGAACCTACCAGCCAATGGATACATCCATTGATCGTATAGTCTTCATGCTTCCAGGAGGTGCACTGGCCTCCGGCTTTTTCAGCTTTTTCAAGAATAGTTACTTTAAAGCCATTGATGGAACCATAATAACCAGCCGATAAGCCAGCGATACCCGCCCCTATGATGATGATAGATTTTTCCTTTGCCATTACTCCTCTCATTTGATTTAGTGAAACTCAAAGTAATTCCCCTTTTTGAGAGAAATTACTGAGTGAATAAATTACATATGGATTAGAGTAAGACGGTATCAAAAGATATCTCCAATTGATTCTCCACCTTAGAAACACCGGGAGTAAGCCAGGCTGCTCTTTCCGCATCTTTCTTTTCAGCCAAAGAACGGACTTTACCTTTGAGAATAGCTTTGCTTCCCTCTATTTCAATGGTTATTCTTTCAGCATCTAGCTGAGCATGCCTTCTGAATGCGTTTTTGATGTGCTCAGATACCTCAGAGGGTTTTATTTTTGGTTTGACTATGATAGAGTTAGTCACGCCTTTTACGCCGATGAGATTTTCAACAGCATCTTCAGCGGCTATTTTCTGATAATACCAATCTACTTCACCCTCCAGAGTAACCCAGGCCTGATTGACAATGAGTTTTACCTTATCCTCAGGCACATTAACATCCCAGCGCAATGCATTACTTGCCGCTTTGGCTACATCTTCATCCGTGCGAGCGTTACTGTGAGGAAGTTTAACTTCTACTTTCTCCACAATGGCTTTCACCCCTTCTATTTTTTCAGCGGCTCTTTCAGCTTCTCTTTTTTTGTAGTAAGAATCGGTAAATCCCGAAAGAGTAACAATACCGTCATTGACACTAACTCCGATTTCTGCGGGTTTAAGAGGGAATTTCCATTCCAGTTCAGCCATTACATCCTTCTGAAGTTCACGATCTGTTTTCGTTTTCATGATTTTAAAAAATTTAGGTTGATTTTGTTTTTTGAAATTTTGTATTATGAAATTCATAAAATTACAAATGAGGTAGAATGATCTAAATCATTGCTCATCTTGATGTTGATCAGTGAATCTTTATAAATTGTTCTTACACTAAGAGAGTAGGAGATGAGAGATATATTTGAATCTCCTAGGAAAAGGTTAGCTTTTAAGAACTGTGTAAATTATACTTCCCTTGTCTAGCCAATAAGTTTGCACACCAAAAAATTAATTGATTCAATGGATAGCTTTAGGGTTGATGTGTGTTTTTGCTAGTATGGAAAGATCCAGATCAATTTCTTTTTCCTCTGAAAGCGATTCACCAAGCAACTCCTTGATTTCAAGCAATCTTAATTCTTTAGCGAAAACACTCAGCGTTCCGTAGCTTGCCATGTTGTGGTGACAGAGATGTTGTATGGATGTAATGATCCCTGCATCCCTAACTGCTGCATCCGTGCACCTGACAGCAAGCTCCTCTGCTTCTTCAAGTAATCCTTTTACACCTTTATTTATCTCTCCATGAAAATTCCTTTGTAAGAGAGAAAAAATCTGCTCTATGCGTTGAAGATGTTTTCTTTTTGTCCCTAATTGATGGTCTATGGATTTTTGTAACTCATTGCTTGAAGTTCTTTCTCTTAACTTTGGAAAGGCTTCCAACTGTTGCCGTTCTCCATCATTTTGTTCTTTCAACTGCTCTACTAACAGTTCATTCAAATCTTGTATGAATTTCATGGTTTTAATATTTAGAAGACGTAATGAGTCATCACGAAATTTTCCTTATCTCACGACAACAAGTTTCTGGCTCAGGCTATTCTGTCCTATGGTGACCATACAAACGTATGTGCCCGAACTAAGCAACTCTCCTTCCAAAGTAAACTGTTGTGCTCCCATACCTACTTTTCCCGCCTCTTTTGTATAAATAATCCTTCCTTCATGGTTAAAGATCGTCAGCCTTACCTCAACATCATGCTCATGAACTGTATATGCAATCGTTACCTGACCATGAGCAGGATTAGGGAAGATATGTAGTTGTCCATGCTCATCAGAACCATGACCATCATGACCACTTCCATGATGGTCATGCATTTGTTCACTAAATGCATCAGGAATGACATCAATCCCATATACATTCTTAAAAGGTTTGGATTTCAGGGCTACAGGAATACTTCTGGCATTGGTGTTCATGTTGTTATCCTGATCAATTTTGGCCGTGAAAGTGCTTCCGTTTCTGGCCTCAAAACCAGGCTTGAGCACAACTTCAGTGACCGATTCTAGTTGGGCAGATTTTCCGGCAGGTACAATAAAATTGTTCTCCGCCTGAATCTTATACTGGTAATAAAATACCTCTACAGGGCGATAGGTATTACTCACCTGATATTGATCCAGTAAAGCCAGTTGATTCTCTGCATAAAAAACACCCAGACTTCTGGAATCTACAAGGCTATTGGGGTTGACCGCTGGCAGGACTTTACCATCAAATGAAAAAACACCATCATAGCGTGGCATGCTGGTTTTGGTAAAGCTGGAAGTGCCATACATAGTCTGCCATCTCTGCCATATTTTATCCATATAGCAGTGATGCAGATAAAATATAGGATCAAAAGGTGAGTTACCTGCTTTCATCACGCCTCCCACCCAGAGATGGGCACCGGTATGTACGATTTGAGTTTCTAACCTGGGGGAAAAGTCCATAGAGGTTAAAGTAGAGGTACTCGCATAATAATTGGTCAGGGCCAAAACCTGAGAAACATGACTACTACTCGGTAAGGAAACCTGTGCTCCGAGGTTCCGGTTCAGATTCCAGGCAGTGTTAAACTGACCCATGAAACTCTCATCCCATATGGGATCAGTAGTAGTACGGTTTTTAGTCTCATCCCAGTAGGGAAGACTTAGTCTGGGATTAAGCGTCTGCATGGCCAGCTCTACTTCTTGCATCTGCTTTCTGTGCCAGGCCAGGAACACATCGTTCTGAGGCAGATTCTTATGTATACCAGCCATAAAAGCATTGTGATAACTAGCCAGATCACTGATCAGATCGGGACCTTCTCTGAGCTGATAAAAAGCAGCTACCAGGGCATCTTTCTCTGATTGGGTCATTTCTGTAAAGTTCTTGCGTATACTTTGCGCAGAAGTTACCTGGATTGTAGATGCTATGATGATAAGCAAAACCACAATCTTTTTGTTGAGTATTTTCATGGTTGTCAGGATGAAAGAATAAGCTTACCTCTGAGCTTCCAGTGTTTGTATCCTTTTTTCTTGCGCTATAATGTGGAGTGTCAGCTCTTCAATTTTCTGCAAAAGCTTGTTCTGAAACTCAGCCACATCTATACCATTTTCCTTTACTTCAGCCGCAGAAGGCATTTCTGGCAAATGCTTGTATTTCACAACATACTGCTCTACCTCTTGCAAAGACATGAGAGGGTAATCTTTTTCAAATACATAATCAGCGATTTGAATGTCAGTCATCACCCGTACTTCATTGGCCCTGATGCCTCCATTGACAGAAAGTCTGGCCAGAGGAGAAGTAGTGCCGATGCCCACATTGCCATTGTTGAGTACAGTCATTTTGGTACTGCCACGGAGCTTGATGCGGATTCTATCAGCTGAACTATAGGCGTGGTTGATGTAACCGTCTCTGAATGAGTTTTCATGCCCGATCTCCATACCGGTTGTCCCATTGGACTGTAACTTTATAAGGGTGCTTTGCATGCCACTGCCATTTTTGTTGAATACAGCTACCGTTTGATTGGAGCCGCTTTCCGAGACATGAAGTATGGAAGACGGGCTGCTCAGCCCAATACCTACCCTTCCGGTTCTGTAAGTTGTATTACTGGTAGAAGTACCACCTGCCCATTGGGCTTGGGCAGAAGTAAAGAAACACCATACAAAAATGGCTACCAACCCTGAGAATCTTTGTAATGAAGTTTGCATGAGTTTGTGAGGTTAAGGGTAAAAACTACGAATACAGTAAATCGTAAAAACTCAGGTAAAAGCTGCCCTGATCAAAGGGTGCAGTTCCTTTGGTAAGTTATCCATGATATCCTCCCATTCACCTGGAGATACATATTTGCCTAATGCCTTAAAAATTTTTTTGATGATAAAGGTTGCTTTTTCGTCATCACCAAAATCATCTTCGCCAATAGCACGGTTTTTTATTTTCACTGTGTCGATAAATTCCTCCATATGCCTTATCCGGGATGGTTTTTCACCATATTTCCATTCTGTCACATACATTCCTTTTATGAATAGAGGCAACTGTGCTATGAGTTGAAAGGATTCCTGCATAGGAATTCTGTCTCTTAAGGTATGTAATACTGCTTTGAGAATTCTTTCGGCTTTCCTGACATTGTCCGGTTCTTGAATTTCTTTGGCAAGTTCAATAAGAAGCTTATTAGCTTCAGAAGCATAATGATCAAAATAATGCGTTGTCATAACCAGTTCATTTAAAATTGTTGTTTTACATCATTTTCACGAGAAGAAATTTGATGCCTAATAAAGCTCATAAAATTCTCATTAAATAAGAATGATCTAAATCACTGCTGAGACTGATCTAGATCAATAGAGAGATTAATTTGGATTGAAGCTGGAAATCATCACTTCCTTTTCTGATTTGTATTTATGATTGGGTAGTTTTTGGTAATGAATGCATGATCTTTCCTGATGGGAGAGCTTTTACAATGAAGGAATTCTGTGCAGTTTATGCCGTGTTATTATTTTGTACTATAAAGCAAAAGATACCTGATTGAGAACAGGGGCCTGGTGTGATAGAAATTGGCACCTGAATAACTCTGAAAGAAGTTTTTAAACCTGTTACGCTCTAAAACCAATATGGCTGAGCGGAATCAAATCTTAGGAATATTTATGGAATGGATAAATGATTAAACAGTAAATGCTAATATGCGTCATCCATCATATTTTGTTTAGATATCCATGTGCTTTTGTTTATAGTTTATTTAGGTATTTAATATATATCCTACCCACTCACTGATTTATGTGAATACCGGAAAATTGGAAAGTGCTCCTTTTGTTTTAGATTGACAGGGTTTTCTTTTGTATGATATTGCCTTATGTGATAAAGTCTACGGGGGAATGCGATTGTTTCTCTGAAACCGGAAACTCCAGGCTAAATATATTCAGGTATGGGAGTGGTACTTTTCTCCTGATCAGGCTTATTGACGATGACACATTCTGTTGTCAAAAGCATACCGGCAATAGAAGCTGCGTATTCCAAAGCCAAACGACTTACTTTGGTAGGATCTATAATACCAGCCACATATAAATTCCCGTAAGTCTCATTTTTAGCATTAAAGCCAAAATCAGCGGTACCCTTTTTTACTTTATACATCACTTCAGATTCTTCTACTCCTGTATTGATCACAATTTGTCTCAAAGGTTCTTCTAATGCTTTTTTGACAATATCAACTCCAGCTTTTTCATCTTCATTGAGCGTTTCTATCTTCTGTAGAACTGATAAGGTTCTGATGTAGGCTACTCCACCACCGGGAACAATCCCTTCTTCAACGGCAGCCCTGGTAGCATGAAGGGCATCATCCACGCGGTCTTTTTTTTCATTTAACTCAATCTCAGTAGCTGCGCCTACATAAATGATACCCACTCCTCCG harbors:
- a CDS encoding YciE/YciF ferroxidase family protein, with translation MKFIQDLNELLVEQLKEQNDGERQQLEAFPKLRERTSSNELQKSIDHQLGTKRKHLQRIEQIFSLLQRNFHGEINKGVKGLLEEAEELAVRCTDAAVRDAGIITSIQHLCHHNMASYGTLSVFAKELRLLEIKELLGESLSEEKEIDLDLSILAKTHINPKAIH
- a CDS encoding tyrosinase family protein, whose amino-acid sequence is MKILNKKIVVLLIIIASTIQVTSAQSIRKNFTEMTQSEKDALVAAFYQLREGPDLISDLASYHNAFMAGIHKNLPQNDVFLAWHRKQMQEVELAMQTLNPRLSLPYWDETKNRTTTDPIWDESFMGQFNTAWNLNRNLGAQVSLPSSSHVSQVLALTNYYASTSTLTSMDFSPRLETQIVHTGAHLWVGGVMKAGNSPFDPIFYLHHCYMDKIWQRWQTMYGTSSFTKTSMPRYDGVFSFDGKVLPAVNPNSLVDSRSLGVFYAENQLALLDQYQVSNTYRPVEVFYYQYKIQAENNFIVPAGKSAQLESVTEVVLKPGFEARNGSTFTAKIDQDNNMNTNARSIPVALKSKPFKNVYGIDVIPDAFSEQMHDHHGSGHDGHGSDEHGQLHIFPNPAHGQVTIAYTVHEHDVEVRLTIFNHEGRIIYTKEAGKVGMGAQQFTLEGELLSSGTYVCMVTIGQNSLSQKLVVVR
- a CDS encoding DUF2267 domain-containing protein; its protein translation is MTTHYFDHYASEANKLLIELAKEIQEPDNVRKAERILKAVLHTLRDRIPMQESFQLIAQLPLFIKGMYVTEWKYGEKPSRIRHMEEFIDTVKIKNRAIGEDDFGDDEKATFIIKKIFKALGKYVSPGEWEDIMDNLPKELHPLIRAAFT